A single window of Hyla sarda isolate aHylSar1 chromosome 2, aHylSar1.hap1, whole genome shotgun sequence DNA harbors:
- the LOC130358162 gene encoding uncharacterized protein LOC130358162 produces the protein MIVTSLKVLKTPGIFYIQGGGGLHQWSGVSLSSPDCPLRMEKDLDVMEERILHVALEIMSLLSGEDYMVVKTEEGEGWSREQVPISLPPPHSLIHKGNSHQEILELINKMADLLTGEVPIRCQDVTVYFSMEEWEYIEGHKDLYQDIVMMGDHRTPTSPLDIDPTRMEKARKHMAARILHLTLEIIHLITGEDYTVVKKWSGECVTPRVSGGSGTTQSPTPEEPPPHSLIHEQKILELTTRMTELLTGEVTLLGMLGHYTIREGSADDCIIVCVRFL, from the exons atgattgtgacatcactgaaggTCCTTAAGACACCTGGAatcttctatatacagggag GGGGAGGTCTCCATCAGTGGTCGGGGGTCTCCCTTTCTTCTCCTGACTGCCCCCTAAGGATGGAGAAGGACCTGGATGTGATGGAGGAGAGAATATTACACGTGGCCCTAGAGATCATGTCCCTGCTgagcggagag gattacatggTAGTGAAGACAGAAGAGGGGGAAGGATGGAGCAGGGAGCAGGTTCCTATATCGCTGCCTCCACCTCACTCACTGATACATAAGGGAAACAGTCATCAGGAGATCCtggaactcatcaacaagatggccgacctgctgactggagag gttcctataaggtgtcaggacgtcactgtctatttctccatggaggagtgggagtatatagaaggacacaaggatctgtaccaggacatagtcatgatggggGATCACCggaccccaacatcaccactgg ATATAGACCCAACAAGGATGGAGAAGGCCAGAAAGCACATGGCTGCCAGGATATTACACCTCACCCTAGAGATAATCCACCTGATaaccggagag gattacacagtagtgaagaagtggtCTGGTGAGTGTGTGACCCCCCGTGTGTCAGGAGGATCGGGCACCACCCAGAGCCCCACCCCCGAGGAGCCTCCACCTCATTCACTGATACAtgagcagaagatcctagaactgacCACCAGGATgactgagctgctgactggagaggtgacactgctgggaatgctgggacattatacaataagggagggctctgctgatgactgtatcattgtgtgtgtcaggttcctataa
- the LOC130358165 gene encoding uncharacterized protein LOC130358165 produces the protein MPQTDNFSKCGPNPRTRPYISKIPSKNRQKPQERGDRSFKLCQDKVLDLLGPVAKILQISEEAYVSCKPMDTLTVRDWAQRLMCLLGNANQSLSSERRRTVLMKLDPQLANLANTEPANPTEGLLFGDQNIKEISKYVGLFSGLDKAQSSIKKVFANKVFTRAGKGRGRFSGRNTHYRPQSRGSFIQERPTFTAPVAQPSPFFPYRGRPWRARGQRGFPRSRPAAY, from the exons ATGCCCCAGACCGACAATTTCTCTAAATGCGGCCCAAACCCCAGAACTCGACCCTATATTAGTAAGATACCTTCTAAAAACAGGCAAAAACCCCAAGAAAGGGGTGACCGCAGCTTCAAGCTGTGTCAGGACAAAGTGTTAGACCTCTTAGGTCCTGTTGCAAAAATTTTACAAATCTCAGAAGAAGCTTATGTCTCATGCAAACCCATGGATACCCTCACTGTCAGGGATTGGGCACAAAGACTTATGTGCCTTTTAGGTAATGCCAACCAGTCCCTCAGTTCAGAAAGAAGGAGGACTGTTTTAATGAAATTAGATCCTCAATTAGCCAATTTGGCCAACACTGAACCCGCTAATCCTACCGAGGGACTCCTCTTTGGAGACCAAAATATAAAAGAAATCTCAAAATATGTAGGTTTATTTTCTGGTCTAGATAAGGCGCAATCCTCCATAAAGAAGGTGTTCGCCAATAAGGTTTTCACTAGGGCCGGGAAAGGTAGGGGTCGTTTCTCCGGCCGAAACACCCATTATAGACCCCAATCTAGAGGATCCTTCATACAAGAAAGACCTACTTTCACAGCACCAGTGGCTCAACCCAGCCCCTTCTTCCCTTACCGAGGCCGTCCTTGGAGAGCCAGAGGCCAAAGAGGTTTCCCACGCTCTAGACCAGCAG CATATTGA